A genomic region of Exiguobacterium sp. Helios contains the following coding sequences:
- the recF gene encoding DNA replication/repair protein RecF — MRLDSVRLSHYRNYESLELSFSEKTNVLIGENAQGKTNLLEAIYVLALAKSHRTTHDKELIQWDAETARVEGRIHKKRGSHSQEIAISSRGKKAKLNHLEQRRLSDYVGALNIVLFAPEDLHIVKGSPQIRRRFLDMEIGQVSPVYLHELSQYLKVLKQRNALLKQLSIKGGDETFLDVLTEQMITLAVKIVQRRHHFIAQLEKWARPIHEGISRGQEQLVLIYRSDTFSNDLLDVEGMTASYVQKFGKIKTNEIRRGVTLFGPHRDDFEMEVNGRNVQTYGSQGQQRTAALSLKLAEIELIHEEVGEYPLLLLDDVLSELDDHRQTHLLDTMQQKVQTILTTTSVDGIAHETIKQAKLFHVKQGAVILEETSYKEIVGEKTDE, encoded by the coding sequence GTGCGACTAGATTCGGTCCGGCTCAGTCACTATCGCAACTATGAGTCGTTGGAATTATCTTTTTCCGAAAAGACGAATGTGCTGATTGGGGAGAATGCGCAAGGGAAGACGAATCTCCTGGAAGCGATTTATGTTCTTGCCCTTGCGAAGTCTCACCGGACGACGCATGACAAAGAATTGATCCAGTGGGATGCCGAGACAGCTCGTGTCGAAGGACGGATTCATAAAAAAAGAGGATCTCACTCGCAGGAAATCGCGATTTCGAGTCGCGGTAAAAAAGCGAAGCTGAATCATCTCGAACAGCGCCGGCTCAGTGATTATGTCGGTGCGTTGAATATCGTGCTGTTTGCACCAGAAGACTTACACATCGTCAAAGGCAGTCCACAAATCAGACGTCGCTTTTTGGATATGGAAATTGGTCAGGTCAGTCCGGTCTATCTACATGAACTCAGTCAGTATTTAAAAGTTCTCAAACAGCGGAATGCATTGCTGAAACAGTTATCGATCAAAGGTGGAGATGAGACGTTCCTCGATGTCTTGACGGAGCAGATGATTACGCTTGCCGTTAAAATCGTTCAGCGCCGTCATCACTTCATTGCCCAGCTGGAAAAGTGGGCACGTCCGATTCATGAAGGAATCAGTCGTGGACAGGAACAGCTCGTCCTTATTTACCGTTCGGATACATTTAGCAATGATTTGCTCGATGTTGAAGGAATGACTGCTTCTTACGTGCAGAAGTTTGGTAAAATAAAGACAAACGAAATCCGAAGAGGTGTGACCCTGTTCGGTCCGCATCGGGATGACTTCGAAATGGAAGTCAACGGTCGGAATGTCCAGACCTATGGTTCACAAGGACAACAACGGACAGCAGCACTCTCTTTGAAATTAGCAGAGATTGAATTGATTCATGAAGAAGTGGGGGAATATCCGTTGCTACTTCTCGACGATGTCTTATCCGAGCTCGATGATCATCGTCAAACCCATTTGCTCGATACGATGCAACAAAAAGTGCAAACCATTCTGACGACCACGAGTGTCGATGGAATCGCACATGAAACGATCAAACAGGCGAAGTTGTTCCACGTGAAACAGGGGGCCGTCATTTTGGAAGAGACATCATACAAAGAAATAGTAGGTGAGAAAACCGATGAGTAA
- the pdxS gene encoding pyridoxal 5'-phosphate synthase lyase subunit PdxS — protein MERQQGSDRVKRGMAEMQKGGVIMDVVNAEQAKIAEAAGAVAVMALERVPSDIRRDGGVARMADPLITEDVLQAVSIPVMAKCRIGHIVEARVLESLGVDFIDESEVLTPADEEYHLLKSAFTVPFVCGARDLGEAARRIAEGAAMIRTKGEPGTGNVVEAVRHMRKIQAQLQQILHSQPDELMTRSKEWGASYEVLQQIQAAGRLPVVNFAAGGIATPADAALMMHLGADGVFVGSGIFKSEHPERVAKAIVEAVTYKDDFERIAHLSRGLGTAMKGIDVTSMPFEERMAPRGW, from the coding sequence ATGGAGCGACAACAAGGATCAGATCGTGTCAAACGAGGGATGGCCGAAATGCAAAAGGGTGGTGTCATCATGGACGTCGTGAATGCGGAGCAGGCTAAAATCGCAGAAGCTGCCGGTGCGGTGGCAGTCATGGCACTTGAACGGGTACCATCGGACATCCGGCGTGACGGTGGAGTGGCCCGGATGGCTGATCCACTCATTACAGAAGACGTCTTGCAGGCCGTGTCGATTCCGGTGATGGCGAAATGCCGTATCGGACATATCGTGGAAGCACGGGTTCTTGAATCATTAGGTGTTGATTTTATCGATGAAAGTGAAGTCCTGACGCCGGCAGATGAAGAATATCATTTGTTGAAATCGGCGTTTACAGTCCCTTTTGTCTGTGGAGCACGTGATTTAGGGGAAGCAGCACGACGGATTGCAGAAGGAGCGGCCATGATCCGGACAAAAGGGGAACCGGGGACGGGCAATGTCGTGGAAGCTGTTCGTCATATGCGGAAGATTCAAGCGCAACTTCAGCAGATTCTTCATTCACAACCCGATGAATTGATGACACGCAGTAAAGAGTGGGGAGCCTCTTACGAAGTATTACAACAGATTCAAGCAGCAGGGCGTCTTCCCGTCGTCAATTTTGCAGCGGGTGGAATTGCGACGCCGGCCGATGCCGCCTTGATGATGCATCTCGGAGCCGATGGTGTGTTTGTCGGTTCTGGTATCTTTAAATCGGAACATCCGGAACGCGTGGCGAAAGCTATCGTCGAAGCCGTGACGTATAAAGATGATTTCGAACGGATTGCCCATCTTTCGAGAGGACTGGGCACAGCGATGAAAGGAATCGATGTGACGTCGATGCCGTTTGAAGAACGGATGGCACCACGCGGATGGTAA
- a CDS encoding PLP-dependent aminotransferase family protein, producing the protein MDMLSFELVREGNRPLYEQLYQQIRQEIIEGRLAYGTKLPSKRKLGQFLNLSQTTIELAYQQLVAEGYVESVSRKGYFVLAYEELAYVKTTPLPTSQRTNQKPTMRYDFHPSKIDGSSFPFSRWRKHAKDVIDEQHQSLVSLGHPQGDLALRLEIATYLYHSRGVVCSPEQIIIGSGVEQLLPQIIFLLGKSTTYGIEDPGYHATRLILESHERKTIPIPVDQNGLTIHSLIQSPADVMYVTPAHQFPSGSILSVNRRRQLLNWAAESDSRYIIEDDYDSEFRYSGKSIPSLHSMDSERVIYLSTFSKSLMPSLRIGYMVLPRPLLERYQTEFPYYTCSVSRFDQTILTRFMKEGDFEKHLNRMRKIYRRKLDVVVHALRDVPFLRLTGESAGLHIVLSVSNGMDEQELLRRANESSIQVYGLSDYAQLPLSTVHPQIVLGFASLTEQQLNQGLTELVSAWQLQ; encoded by the coding sequence ATGGACATGTTATCGTTTGAGTTAGTACGGGAGGGAAACCGTCCGTTGTATGAACAGCTGTATCAACAAATACGTCAGGAAATCATTGAAGGACGCCTGGCCTACGGGACGAAATTACCGTCAAAACGAAAGCTTGGCCAGTTTTTAAATCTCAGCCAGACGACCATTGAACTGGCTTATCAACAATTGGTCGCAGAAGGATATGTCGAATCCGTTTCCCGGAAAGGTTACTTCGTCTTAGCGTATGAAGAGCTGGCGTATGTTAAAACAACACCTTTGCCGACAAGCCAACGGACAAATCAAAAACCGACCATGCGGTACGATTTTCACCCAAGTAAAATCGACGGCTCCTCTTTTCCTTTTTCACGTTGGCGAAAACATGCCAAGGATGTCATCGATGAACAACATCAATCACTCGTCTCCCTCGGACATCCGCAAGGTGATTTAGCGTTACGTCTTGAGATTGCGACGTATCTTTATCATTCACGAGGGGTCGTCTGTTCTCCAGAACAGATCATCATTGGTTCCGGCGTCGAACAACTTCTGCCGCAAATCATCTTTTTGTTAGGAAAATCGACGACTTATGGTATTGAAGATCCAGGGTATCATGCGACACGCTTAATCCTTGAAAGTCATGAACGAAAGACCATTCCGATTCCTGTCGACCAAAACGGTTTAACGATTCATTCTCTGATTCAAAGTCCAGCCGATGTGATGTATGTGACACCAGCCCACCAGTTTCCGTCCGGCAGTATTCTGTCTGTCAATCGACGCCGGCAGCTGCTAAACTGGGCAGCTGAATCGGATAGCCGTTATATCATTGAAGATGATTATGACAGTGAATTCCGATACAGTGGAAAATCAATTCCTTCCTTGCACAGTATGGACAGTGAGCGGGTGATTTACCTGAGTACATTTTCAAAATCGTTAATGCCGTCCCTTCGAATCGGATATATGGTGCTGCCCCGCCCTTTACTAGAAAGATATCAAACTGAATTTCCGTACTACACGTGCAGTGTCTCCCGATTTGATCAAACGATTTTGACACGCTTCATGAAAGAAGGCGACTTTGAGAAACATTTGAACCGGATGCGAAAAATCTACCGTCGGAAACTCGATGTCGTCGTTCACGCTCTCCGGGATGTTCCGTTTCTGCGATTGACGGGGGAAAGCGCCGGCCTTCATATCGTCCTTTCCGTCTCAAACGGAATGGACGAACAGGAGTTACTGCGACGGGCGAATGAATCTTCCATTCAAGTGTATGGTTTATCAGATTATGCCCAACTTCCGTTATCCACAGTTCATCCACAGATTGTTCTCGGATTTGCAAGTCTGACAGAACAACAGTTGAATCAAGGGCTTACTGAGCTCGTTTCAGCTTGGCAGTTACAGTAA
- a CDS encoding HD-GYP domain-containing protein, with protein sequence MRVASERLILGDRITESLFLHTDIPIVEAGKKIGADELRRIKRFLIKEVDIEERPEGMMEASMTDQELEEIAEDSLFDPLIETYNQVFTSWEQGLVPNVYDALRWVKESMPDLVRREDILPYFLERGTEAYTVRHAIYRGAIAQLLAEAAGKERKMIHDLWVASYFADCGLARIMEWRHTKRYEAMQQEIFHRHPAMAFQALQKENIISDTVKRMIVQHHERLDGSGYPLKVKGDKIMDHTRLFIVADVFAAMTSWRPYREAYKVYDAYCHLKARPMQYDSKYVMLLGQLLLPIESGDRVLMSNGKIATVLRKNSVFDRPVITYEEHNQRIVKDLIEERQLNIIQLMD encoded by the coding sequence ATGCGCGTGGCAAGTGAGCGACTTATTCTTGGTGACCGGATAACCGAGTCTCTGTTTTTACATACGGATATTCCAATCGTTGAAGCTGGAAAAAAGATTGGAGCAGATGAGTTACGACGAATCAAACGATTTTTGATTAAAGAAGTAGATATCGAGGAACGGCCTGAAGGGATGATGGAAGCATCGATGACCGATCAGGAACTGGAAGAGATAGCAGAAGACAGTCTATTTGATCCGTTGATTGAAACCTACAATCAGGTATTCACTTCCTGGGAGCAAGGATTAGTTCCAAATGTCTATGATGCGTTGAGATGGGTGAAGGAATCCATGCCGGATCTGGTGCGACGGGAAGATATCTTACCGTACTTCCTGGAGCGAGGAACAGAAGCGTACACCGTGCGACATGCAATTTACCGGGGAGCGATTGCTCAATTGCTTGCGGAAGCAGCCGGAAAAGAGCGCAAGATGATTCATGATTTATGGGTGGCGTCCTATTTTGCGGACTGTGGATTGGCCCGTATCATGGAATGGCGTCACACAAAGCGGTATGAAGCGATGCAACAAGAAATCTTTCACCGTCATCCTGCGATGGCGTTCCAAGCTTTACAAAAAGAGAACATCATCTCCGATACAGTGAAACGGATGATCGTTCAACATCATGAGCGGCTGGACGGTTCCGGATATCCTTTGAAAGTCAAAGGGGATAAAATCATGGATCATACGAGACTGTTCATCGTAGCGGATGTCTTTGCAGCCATGACCAGTTGGCGCCCATACCGTGAAGCTTATAAGGTCTATGATGCGTACTGTCATTTAAAAGCGCGACCTATGCAGTACGATTCGAAGTATGTCATGCTTCTTGGACAGTTATTATTACCGATAGAATCAGGTGATCGCGTCTTGATGAGTAACGGGAAGATTGCAACGGTCCTCCGAAAAAATAGTGTATTTGACCGCCCGGTGATTACGTATGAAGAACATAATCAGCGTATTGTTAAAGACTTGATCGAGGAACGGCAACTGAACATCATTCAGCTTATGGATTAA
- the guaB gene encoding IMP dehydrogenase translates to MWENKFAKEGLTFDDVLLVPRRSSVLPRDVDLSVTLCEGITLNIPLISAGMDTVTEAPMAIAMARQGGLGVIHKNMSMEDQAEHVDRVKRSENGVITNPFYLTPERQVYDAEYLMSKYRISGVPIVNNETERKLVGILTNRDLRFVKDYSTVIETVMTTEELVTAKVGTSLEEAEQILHKHRIEKLPLVDENGVLKGLITTKDIEKVEQYPHAAKDSFGRLLVAAAVGVTKDASVRAKFLVDAGVDALVVDTAHGHSEGVLVKVRELRDEYPKLPIIAGNVATAEATRDLIEAGASVIKVGIGPGSICTTRVVAGVGVPQITAVFDCATEARKHGVSIIADGGIKYSGDIVKALAAGGHAVMLGSLLAGVEESPGEMEIYQGRQFKTYRGMGSEASMKRGSQDRYFQEADKKFVPEGIEGRVAYRGKLGDSVYQLVGGIRSGMGYCGSASLEELREETQFIRMTGAGLQESHPHDIQITKEASNYTRQ, encoded by the coding sequence ATGTGGGAGAACAAATTTGCTAAAGAAGGCTTGACGTTTGATGACGTCTTGCTCGTACCACGTCGTTCAAGTGTCTTACCGCGAGATGTTGATTTGTCAGTAACATTATGCGAAGGGATTACATTAAACATCCCTTTAATCAGTGCTGGAATGGATACTGTAACAGAAGCTCCAATGGCCATTGCAATGGCACGTCAAGGGGGTCTCGGCGTCATTCATAAGAATATGTCGATGGAAGATCAAGCCGAGCATGTGGATCGTGTTAAGCGTTCTGAGAATGGTGTCATTACAAATCCTTTTTATCTCACGCCAGAACGACAAGTCTATGATGCTGAATATTTGATGAGCAAATACCGAATTTCCGGTGTTCCGATCGTCAATAATGAAACGGAGCGTAAACTGGTCGGTATCTTAACGAATCGTGATCTTCGTTTCGTAAAAGATTACTCTACCGTCATCGAAACCGTCATGACGACAGAAGAACTGGTTACAGCAAAAGTCGGTACTTCTTTAGAAGAAGCAGAACAGATTCTCCACAAACATCGGATTGAAAAATTGCCACTCGTTGATGAGAACGGTGTTTTAAAAGGATTGATTACAACAAAGGATATTGAAAAAGTTGAGCAATATCCACATGCAGCAAAAGATTCATTTGGACGTCTGCTCGTTGCAGCAGCTGTCGGTGTCACAAAAGATGCATCGGTTCGTGCCAAGTTCCTCGTAGATGCAGGAGTTGACGCATTGGTCGTCGATACGGCGCACGGTCACTCAGAAGGGGTTCTCGTGAAGGTACGTGAACTTCGTGATGAATATCCGAAATTGCCAATCATCGCAGGAAACGTGGCGACAGCTGAAGCGACACGTGATTTGATTGAAGCAGGTGCTTCAGTCATCAAAGTCGGAATCGGACCGGGATCAATTTGTACGACACGTGTCGTTGCAGGAGTCGGGGTTCCGCAAATTACAGCTGTCTTTGATTGTGCGACAGAAGCCCGCAAGCACGGTGTCTCGATTATCGCCGATGGTGGAATCAAGTATTCAGGGGATATCGTCAAAGCACTCGCAGCAGGTGGTCATGCTGTCATGTTGGGTAGCTTGCTTGCTGGTGTAGAGGAAAGTCCGGGAGAAATGGAAATTTACCAAGGTCGTCAATTCAAGACGTATCGTGGTATGGGATCGGAAGCTTCAATGAAGCGCGGTAGCCAAGATCGTTATTTCCAAGAAGCCGACAAGAAGTTTGTTCCAGAAGGAATCGAAGGTCGTGTGGCATATCGTGGTAAACTGGGTGACTCTGTTTATCAACTCGTTGGAGGCATTCGTTCAGGAATGGGATACTGTGGTTCTGCTTCACTTGAAGAATTACGTGAAGAAACACAGTTTATCCGGATGACAGGTGCAGGTTTACAGGAAAGCCATCCTCACGACATTCAAATTACAAAAGAAGCTTCAAACTATACGCGTCAATAA
- the gyrA gene encoding DNA gyrase subunit A encodes MSDQQGIIKDINISQEMRTSFMDYAMSVIVARALPDVRDGLKPGHRRILYAMNDLGIRADKPHKKSARIVGEVIGKYHPHGDSAVYDTMVRMAQDFSYRYELVDGHGNFGSVDGDSAAAMRYTEARMSKIAMEIIRDINKNTVNFKDNYDGSEREPEVLPSRFPNLLVNGSSGIAVGMATNIPPHQLGEVIDGVLALSHNPDITISELMQHIPGPDFPTAGEILGRSGIRRAYETGRGSIIVRAKAEIEQTKKDRERIIVTELPYQVNKARLVEKIADLVREKKIEGITDLRDESDRRGMRIVMEIRRDANASVILNNLYKQTSMQTTFGVNMLAIVSGRPRTLTLKEMLYHYLEHQKEIVRRRTQFDLEKAEAREHLLAGLRIALDHLDEVIKIIRANRTADAAREQLMDRFALSEKQSQAILDMRLQRLTGLEREKIDAEYDEIMQLITELKTILESDEVLLELIRTELEEVKERFNDQRRTEIRMDHIEFEDEDLIPEKDIIITLTSSGYIKRLTTDSYRAQRRGGRGVQGIGTNDTDYVTRLLSCSTHDTILFFTNRGKVYRIRGYEVPEMSRTSKGVPIINLIQIERDEKVETMIPVNFKRYLEEQEAAEATENIIDVEVTSEEAPDSLEEPEEALDAEEVMQDEQKSLIFMTRKGRVKRSPLSAYARINKNGLIAIRLFEDDELTSVRLASTEDEVFTVSNTGKAIRFPITNVRSMGRGARGVKAMNLSADAIVIGMELARDEQDVLVITEKGFGKRTPMTEFRTQSRGGKGLIASKVTDRVGQIVALRIVDVDDDIMIMTESGIVIRTDSQNISSVGRNAQGVKVIRIEEGDRVATVAKLKKEDAVEEENAVLEEGETSLEEQTVSTSEMNSDAEPTEE; translated from the coding sequence ATGTCCGATCAACAAGGGATCATTAAAGATATCAACATCAGTCAAGAAATGCGTACATCCTTCATGGATTATGCGATGAGCGTTATCGTCGCACGTGCTTTACCGGATGTCCGTGACGGTTTAAAACCGGGTCATCGTCGTATTTTATATGCGATGAATGACCTTGGTATCCGCGCGGATAAACCGCATAAGAAATCTGCCCGTATCGTCGGTGAAGTCATCGGTAAGTATCACCCGCACGGTGATTCTGCTGTTTACGACACGATGGTTCGGATGGCGCAGGACTTCAGTTACCGGTATGAACTCGTCGATGGTCACGGAAACTTTGGTTCTGTCGACGGCGATTCAGCCGCTGCCATGCGATATACGGAAGCCCGTATGTCAAAAATCGCGATGGAAATCATTCGCGATATCAATAAAAATACCGTCAATTTCAAAGATAACTACGATGGATCGGAACGGGAACCGGAAGTGTTACCATCCCGCTTCCCGAACTTACTCGTCAACGGTTCGAGCGGGATTGCGGTCGGGATGGCGACGAACATTCCGCCACACCAACTCGGTGAAGTCATCGATGGTGTCCTTGCCTTGTCGCATAATCCGGACATCACGATTTCCGAACTGATGCAGCATATTCCAGGACCAGATTTCCCGACAGCCGGTGAGATCTTGGGACGCAGCGGAATCCGACGTGCTTATGAAACCGGACGCGGATCGATCATCGTTCGGGCAAAAGCCGAAATCGAGCAGACGAAAAAAGATCGTGAACGGATCATCGTGACGGAGTTGCCGTACCAGGTCAACAAAGCCCGTCTCGTTGAAAAGATTGCCGATCTCGTCCGTGAGAAGAAAATCGAAGGTATCACTGATTTACGTGATGAATCCGATCGCCGCGGTATGCGTATCGTCATGGAGATTCGCCGTGATGCCAACGCGAGTGTCATTCTTAACAACCTCTATAAACAAACGTCGATGCAGACGACATTTGGTGTGAACATGCTGGCAATCGTCAGTGGCCGTCCGCGTACATTGACGCTGAAAGAAATGTTGTATCACTATCTCGAACACCAAAAAGAAATCGTCCGTCGCCGGACGCAGTTTGATCTCGAGAAAGCAGAAGCACGGGAACATCTCTTAGCTGGTTTACGGATTGCCCTTGATCATCTCGATGAAGTCATCAAGATCATCCGTGCCAATCGGACAGCGGATGCTGCCCGGGAACAGTTGATGGACCGGTTTGCCTTATCCGAGAAACAATCACAGGCGATTCTTGATATGCGCCTGCAGCGGTTAACGGGACTTGAACGTGAGAAGATTGATGCGGAGTATGACGAAATCATGCAATTGATTACGGAACTTAAAACAATTCTCGAAAGCGATGAAGTTTTGCTTGAATTAATCCGGACAGAACTCGAAGAAGTGAAAGAACGCTTCAACGATCAACGCCGGACTGAAATTCGGATGGACCACATCGAATTCGAAGATGAAGATTTGATTCCGGAAAAAGATATCATCATTACGTTGACGAGCAGCGGCTACATCAAACGCTTGACGACGGATTCGTACCGCGCGCAGCGCCGTGGCGGACGCGGTGTCCAAGGAATCGGCACGAACGATACGGATTATGTAACCCGTCTGTTGTCGTGTTCGACACATGATACGATTCTCTTCTTTACGAATCGTGGAAAAGTCTACCGGATTCGCGGGTATGAAGTACCGGAGATGAGCCGGACTTCGAAAGGTGTACCAATCATCAACTTGATTCAAATCGAACGCGATGAGAAGGTCGAAACGATGATTCCGGTCAACTTCAAACGTTACCTTGAAGAACAAGAGGCAGCGGAAGCGACCGAGAACATCATTGATGTCGAAGTCACTTCGGAAGAGGCACCGGACAGTCTTGAAGAACCGGAAGAAGCGCTCGATGCAGAAGAAGTGATGCAGGATGAACAGAAATCGTTGATCTTTATGACACGCAAAGGTCGGGTCAAACGTTCACCGTTATCTGCTTACGCCCGGATCAATAAAAATGGATTGATTGCGATTCGTCTGTTTGAAGATGATGAATTGACATCGGTTCGTCTTGCTTCGACGGAAGATGAGGTCTTTACTGTCTCGAATACCGGAAAAGCTATCCGCTTCCCAATTACGAACGTTCGCTCAATGGGACGTGGTGCTCGAGGCGTCAAAGCGATGAACTTATCGGCAGACGCTATCGTCATCGGAATGGAACTGGCCCGTGATGAGCAGGATGTACTCGTCATTACGGAAAAAGGTTTCGGGAAACGGACACCAATGACAGAGTTCCGCACCCAGTCACGTGGTGGTAAAGGATTGATTGCCAGTAAAGTGACAGACCGTGTCGGACAAATTGTTGCGCTCCGGATTGTTGATGTCGATGATGACATCATGATCATGACGGAAAGCGGCATCGTCATTCGGACCGATTCACAAAACATCTCAAGTGTCGGACGTAACGCACAAGGGGTCAAAGTGATTCGAATCGAAGAAGGCGATCGTGTGGCGACAGTTGCAAAACTGAAAAAAGAAGATGCTGTCGAGGAAGAAAATGCTGTATTAGAAGAAGGCGAAACGAGTTTGGAAGAACAGACCGTTTCAACTTCTGAGATGAACAGCGATGCTGAGCCGACAGAAGAATAA
- the gyrB gene encoding DNA topoisomerase (ATP-hydrolyzing) subunit B: MELEQGYGADQIQVLEGLEAVRKRPGMYIGSTASKGLHHLVWEIVDNSIDEALAGYCDTIKVTIEPGNSILVEDNGRGIPVDIQEKMGRPAVEVILTVLHAGGKFGGGGYKVSGGLHGVGASVVNALSTKLEVFVKRNEKLYYQAYHRGVPAADLEIIGTSEETGTMIRFFPDDEIFQETLEYDYDLLATRLRELAFLNKGLTIEITDDRADEPITRSFHYEGGIKSYVEHLNRSKEVVHEEPVYVHGNRDGIEVEVALQYNDGFAANIYSFTNNIPTHEGGTHETGFKTALTRVINDYAKKFGLMKEADGTLSGEDVREGMTAIVSIKHPNPQFEGQTKTKLGNSDARTATDTLFSSAFEQFMMENPTSARAIVEKGMMASRARMAAKRARELTRRKGVLEVSSLPGKLADCSSRDATISEIYIVEGDSAGGSAKSGRDRHFQAILPIRGKILNVEKARLDKILGSNEIRTIITALGTSIGSEFNIEKARYHKVIIMTDADVDGAHIRTLLLTFFYRYMRPLVEHGYVYIAQPPLYGIKQGKNITYVHNERELNEALAALPENARYDIQRYKGLGEMDPEQLWETTMDPSGRQMLRVELQDAIEADEVFDILMGDQVEPRRDFIQSHAHYVKNLDI, translated from the coding sequence ATGGAATTAGAACAAGGGTACGGTGCCGATCAGATTCAGGTGCTTGAAGGTCTAGAAGCCGTTCGGAAACGTCCGGGTATGTATATCGGATCGACTGCATCGAAGGGGCTTCACCATTTAGTATGGGAAATCGTCGATAACTCGATCGATGAAGCACTTGCAGGGTATTGCGATACGATCAAAGTTACGATTGAACCGGGTAATTCGATTCTGGTTGAAGATAACGGACGGGGAATCCCGGTCGATATCCAGGAAAAAATGGGACGTCCGGCAGTCGAAGTCATCCTGACAGTCCTTCACGCCGGCGGTAAATTCGGCGGCGGCGGATACAAAGTATCCGGTGGTCTTCACGGTGTTGGGGCATCTGTCGTTAACGCACTCTCGACGAAGCTTGAAGTTTTCGTCAAACGGAATGAAAAACTGTATTACCAGGCGTATCACCGCGGTGTACCTGCTGCGGATTTAGAGATTATCGGTACGTCGGAAGAAACCGGGACGATGATCCGTTTCTTCCCGGATGATGAAATCTTCCAGGAAACACTCGAATACGATTATGATCTGCTTGCGACACGACTTCGTGAGCTGGCATTCTTAAATAAAGGACTGACGATTGAGATTACGGATGATCGTGCGGACGAACCGATTACGCGCAGTTTCCATTACGAAGGCGGAATCAAGTCGTACGTCGAGCATTTAAACCGTTCGAAAGAAGTCGTCCACGAAGAACCGGTGTATGTTCACGGTAACCGGGACGGGATTGAAGTCGAAGTGGCATTGCAATATAACGATGGTTTTGCAGCCAACATCTACTCGTTCACGAACAATATCCCGACACATGAAGGTGGAACACACGAAACCGGTTTTAAAACGGCTTTGACACGTGTCATCAATGACTATGCGAAAAAATTCGGTCTGATGAAAGAGGCGGACGGTACGTTGTCCGGGGAAGATGTGCGTGAAGGGATGACAGCGATCGTCTCGATCAAACACCCGAATCCACAGTTCGAAGGACAGACGAAAACGAAACTCGGGAACTCGGATGCACGGACGGCAACGGATACGTTGTTCTCGTCCGCCTTTGAACAGTTCATGATGGAGAACCCGACAAGTGCCCGTGCCATCGTTGAAAAAGGAATGATGGCGTCCCGTGCCCGGATGGCTGCGAAACGTGCCCGTGAATTAACACGACGCAAAGGGGTCCTTGAAGTCAGTTCACTTCCAGGGAAACTTGCCGACTGTTCATCACGTGATGCGACGATTTCCGAAATCTACATCGTTGAGGGTGACTCGGCGGGTGGTTCAGCGAAATCTGGACGTGATCGTCATTTCCAAGCCATCTTACCGATTCGAGGTAAAATCTTGAACGTCGAAAAAGCACGCCTGGATAAGATTCTCGGCAGTAACGAAATCCGGACGATCATTACGGCGCTCGGAACAAGTATCGGTTCTGAATTCAATATCGAAAAAGCCCGGTATCACAAAGTCATCATCATGACCGATGCCGACGTCGATGGTGCCCACATCCGGACACTGTTATTGACATTCTTCTACCGTTACATGCGTCCGCTTGTCGAGCACGGTTATGTCTATATTGCGCAACCGCCGCTTTACGGAATCAAACAAGGCAAGAACATCACGTACGTTCACAACGAACGTGAGTTGAACGAAGCATTAGCAGCACTTCCGGAAAACGCACGATACGACATTCAGCGTTATAAAGGTCTCGGTGAGATGGATCCGGAGCAACTGTGGGAAACCACGATGGATCCGAGTGGTCGTCAAATGCTGCGTGTCGAATTACAGGACGCGATCGAAGCAGATGAGGTCTTTGACATTTTGATGGGAGACCAGGTAGAACCACGTCGTGACTTTATCCAGTCGCACGCCCACTATGTGAAGAACTTGGATATTTAA